ACATGGTAAGTATTTGTGAAAAGTTAAAACCACATGACCCTACTTAAAAAGGTCCCAAGCCACTGTTAAATTTTTATACTGTTCCCTTTCATTTATGCTTGGCAGTGAGATATCTCATAACATTATATTCAGCTGTTTCATTGTCTAATTTGAGATGACATTATTGTGTATGCATTTGTTATCTTATCTTTCAGGCAGTTAAGCTTGGACTTGGTTCTGATTTGCCTTATAGAATGGCTGTTCACCCAGGTGGAGAAGGACTGATTTGTGCATTGCCAAAAAGCTGTcggtaattattttattttgctTACTTTTAACTTTTATCTTCCTTTTAACAAAAAATTTAGGAGAAATTCTATGGATTTAGTCCTCTAGTGGAGGGTCGAAAACACAAACAAGCTTGTATTATATAGTTGGATTCTCATGTGGTAGAAGGTTTTCTGACGCAGTCTGttccttcttttatttttcccctCACTCAAAACATGATTATTGTTGTACAAGTTTATGATTCTGACTGATAAACACAGCAAGGCCTTTGTTTAAGCTCTGCCCATCGCATTCTTCAAGGCAACTGAATTTTCATCAATATATGATCCTTTCTTCTAGCTAGTTTAATTTTTTGCAGTTGTTAAGGGATTATTATTCTATTACTATGCTTGTGTAGATTTTTCAACTGGGATGAAGCGAAGGACAATGATGCCCACAAATTGGATATAAAAGAGTCATTGAAGGTACTCACTCAACTAGAGGACATCGGACAGCAGTTAGCATTGGCCTTCAACAATGACGGTTCTGTACTTGCTGTTGGTGGCGAGGTAGAGATATTGTGTATATATATTctgttaaattttgaataaaatcgCTCTATTATCTTAATTTATTGTTATTATCATAAGGAAGAAACAAGCAAAAACAATTCTCTCTTCATATTTTCGTTATTTCTAAACGAAGCAGTTGCTTTACACTTCTATAAAGGATGAAACCGTGTAAATTCTCTAGAATCAATTACAAATTGTAACATGAGGAACTTCTTAGTAACTTTGTGTTTAGTTCTGAAAAGAAAATTTCCCTAACATAATTGAAAACTAAAAGCTATTAAAATATGGAGAGTTAATAAAAGATGGCCTGGTTAAGCAAGACTGGTAAGTGCCCAGGCCAGGAGTAGCTGATCTGAATTGTTTGATCCTTATTCAACAAGGAGTTTGTGGGCCTTAATAGATGAATGGCTAATGGAAATTGTGTGCTTCCCACTACCATCGAGAAATAAAAGCAATGATAAGGtccttttccctttttttttttggttttttttttttttttttttttggggggggggggggtgggtgtGGTTTGGGGGGGTGCTGTGTGTGTTTCTTTTCTGTGTCTCATTGATGTAAAAGAGAGACAGATGATGAAAGAGTGGTGTACTAGTGTTTAAGGGAATGCCTTACTTGATATCTACTGATTAGATTCAAACATTTACATGTTAAGTTCAAATGTGAGCACTCCTTTGAACCTTTCATGATGTGATGACATTTCCCTGCAAAGTTAAATAGCAGAGAAAGTCAGAATAAAGCCTGGACTAATCTTAATTATATTGTTCAAATTTTATATGAAATGACAATTTGGCTGAGTTGAGTTTTTAATGTAATTGTTTAAGAAGGGAAAATAAGGAAAGTACCCTAGCTGCAAATACAAATAATTTATGGCCATGGAGTACACATTTTAATGGAATTCTCTGCGGAATATCTAGCTGAAAGGATCATGAGAAATGGAACTTCAAACCATGCTTTTCTCGTATTTGTCTCATCTGTTTCCTCATTCCTGGATCCAGTCATGCATGATATATGCGCATTCATACGTGCATATGTCTTCTAAGATGCAAGTATTTTTTTCCACCTTGCATGGCAGAGTTCAAGACCTGCCTTTTGGAAACTCACTCCTTAATGAAAGTGCTAGTCGCCACTTAACTGAATGGAATAAACATTATCTTTTTCTTCTAACTTTTTCAGGTTCAGCTTAGTTCTTATTTAAAGTGATTTTGTAAGGAGATATTTGTTCTTTTTTGTGAAGATAGCGTGCCATAAGATGCTATGATTTATTGCAGTACAGGATGGCTATTTAAGGGTTTTCAAGTGGCCCAGCATGGAAATCATTCTCAATGAGGCTGAAGCTCATGCTTCTTTAAAGCATTTATGTTTCAGGTATTGCAATGGTGGAGACGGAAGTTAGATCAATAGTTCCTGAGCTGGTAAGCATGAAGAGTTTGTAATATACTTGTGCTGATGTTACTGAATTGTGTTGCAGCCCTGATGGCAAGTTTCTTGTTTCCTTGGGAAGTCGTGGTCCTGGAAGGGTTTGGAATATGACTTCTTCAACAGTAGTAGCTTCTTTATCAAAGGACAATGTAAGCAGTGAATTATAATTTCTTGAGCTAACTGTATTTTATAACATAAAGGAGATTAGTTTCTTCTTGCTGATGTGCATTCACAGTGATATTGTTTTAAGCGTAAGCAGAAATGTAATAATTTAATTGCATCCTACTGGTTCAGTGATACCTTATATTATTTGTAGAACACCAGATGCTTTGTATATAGAACAATTAATTCATCATTGGAGAAATTTTCAAAGTTTCAGTCAACTGAATAACTGAATTGTTGTGTTACCTCCAGGATGAGGTTTTTGCCTCATGCAGTTTTTCTCAAAGCAGTGATAAGACTCAGGTTCTTTACATTGCTGCAATAACAGGTTAATATTCAGAACTGAGATCCATCATCTCTTTTTCAGAATGTTAGGGTCCATTTGGTATCAATGTTGTTTTTGGTTTTTAGTTGTTTTTCTAATAGTTAAAAGGAAATCATTTACTAGAACATGTTTGTTACTTGACATCTTAAAGTGAGAAACAAGTTGCTAGAAGTTTGTGGTTTTTTGTTTATTGCAGAAACCTTTTTTTGTCTTTTAAATATTGGACAACAAGCAAAAACTGAAAACATTAAGCATTCCAAAATTGCCCTAGGACCCTAAGCTTTTTGAAATTTCTGTTCTATGagctaataataataaatattgttTTACACAGGCAAAGGTGGAAATATTCAGACATGGGACACAAGCTCATGGAAGAGAATTGGTTCAAAGAATATAAGTCGTGATTCAGTTTCTTCCTTCAGTGTCTCACCTGATGGAAAGTTCCTAGCAATGTACTTCATCTTTACTTTGTTTTTTCACTTTCACTTACTTGAGCTCATTTAGTGAGCACCTtcatcattaaaatttattcctttATGATTGATTTACATGCAGGGGTACGGTTCAAGGAGACGTGCTGATTATAAATTCAATCAGCATGCAGGTTCAAACAGTGGTTAGGAAAGCACACCTTGGCATGGTAACAGCATTGGCGTTCTCTCATGATTCAAGGTTGGAAGTTTAACATGGTTGCATGATATCCTGATTTATTTAACACGTTAAGCTGGGTACATTTCCTTCTAATAATAATAGGGAGTAAACCGTATGGCATTTGAATGCAGGGCTTTGGTGTCTGCGTCCATGGACTCAAGTGCAAGGGTGACACCGGTTGAGGAGATCAAAAGTGGTATGTACTTCCAGACTTTGGATTTTGTTAAATGCGCATATCATGTCTTTAGCATTGACATGCAATGGTTGGATAGACCTGGTAACCTGTTGACCTCATATTGGGCTCTGATTGAGGCCCATCGCATAAGACAATGTGATTCTGTTCAACTATTGGTGACAACCAAATACTTAGTTGAGATGGACTGTTAATCGTAGTCAGGAGGGTAACACTCGCCAGTAGGGCAACACCACTAAACTGAGTTTTCAGTAACTTATTACTGTCAGAATTATCCTAACCTGTATATTTCATTTGTAAACAAATAAAATGAAGTGTGATTCTCATAGCATTAACTTGGGGCTGGAGTCAATTGTGTTAAAAGGACAATTTCTGAGAAGAAAGTATCCTTTTCAAATTTAGGTTCCAAGATGTTAGGGAGGGTAATTTTGAAGCTTTGATAGAGATAGGCAGTTCGTTGTAGATAAACATGTTAAGAACGTAATATAGATTGGGAAACCAAACCATGTAGGACATTGCTTTAATTGCCTTGAATTCTGTCTCACAATTCTTTTCCTTTGCAGGAGGATTAAGCTTGTGGATCATTTTATTCGTAATTTTACTTGCAATTGTTGTGTATTTCATGAAGAAAGgacttcttcctttccttgggtAGAATTTACTTGGTTCACAATCTTGTTATGGCATAAAAGCAAGATATTTTAACATTGTAAATGACAACTTGGAGGTTATGTTTTGAATGTAAGTCTTGTGGATGATAAATGGTTGCAGGATGAGCTGTGGGCTATCAAGCGCATTCTTATTTATAGCCACAAGAGCGGGCAATAGTGTTTGTTTGTATGTGGATTCATGCGTTTCTGTACAT
The Hevea brasiliensis isolate MT/VB/25A 57/8 chromosome 15, ASM3005281v1, whole genome shotgun sequence genome window above contains:
- the LOC110668741 gene encoding SEC12-like protein 2: MGKGNKPDPPSLQKYGVPFYSAAWVPFKEVRSKLQPLDPHKSGDKDEDSGKETSPPGAQQEIADQYYLVFAGGGGEGRSGIPNAIVLSHFDFASNSLSAQPAVKLGLGSDLPYRMAVHPGGEGLICALPKSCRFFNWDEAKDNDAHKLDIKESLKVLTQLEDIGQQLALAFNNDGSVLAVGGEDGYLRVFKWPSMEIILNEAEAHASLKHLCFSPDGKFLVSLGSRGPGRVWNMTSSTVVASLSKDNDEVFASCSFSQSSDKTQVLYIAAITGKGGNIQTWDTSSWKRIGSKNISRDSVSSFSVSPDGKFLAMGTVQGDVLIINSISMQVQTVVRKAHLGMVTALAFSHDSRALVSASMDSSARVTPVEEIKSGGLSLWIILFVILLAIVVYFMKKGLLPFLG